One segment of Brassica napus cultivar Da-Ae chromosome C3, Da-Ae, whole genome shotgun sequence DNA contains the following:
- the LOC106349768 gene encoding uncharacterized protein LOC106349768, translating into MEVRNGKTTSFWYDTWSKMDHLLDLTGVRGCVDMGISLKASIVTDVARRPWRHRSDLYNMIEDALHTQRSKMTLREDVALWKSNLEVIKLKFSTKNTWSLIRSSAPTVNWHSNIWFTHSTPKYAFMVWLAMHNKLSTGDRMLLWNVGIDVICVLCQQQLETRDHLFFGCTYSQNFWL; encoded by the coding sequence ATGGAAGTGAGGAATGGTAAAACAACCTCGTTCTGGTACGACACTTGGTCAAAGATGGACCACTTGTTAGATCTTACGGGTGTTCGGGGATGTGTGGACATGGGGATCTCGTTGAAAGCAAGTATTGTGACTGATGTTGCTCGCCGGCCATGGCGTCATCGCTCAGACTTGTATAATATGATTGAGGATGCACTTCATACACAGCGAAGTAAGATGACTCTGAGGGAGGATGTAGCTCTATGGAAGTCGAATCTGGAAGTCATTAAATTAAAGTTcagcaccaagaacacatgGTCTCTTATAAGAAGCTCTGCGCCTACCGTCAATTGGCACTCCAATATCTGGTTCACCCATTCGACGCCGAAGTACGCTTTCATGGTGTGGCTTGCAATGCATAATAAGCTGTCAACAGGAGACAGAATGCTCTTATGGAACGTTGGCATTGATGTGATCTGTGTTTTGTGTCAACAACAGTTGGAAACAAGAGATCATCTCTTCTTTGGCTGCACTTACTCTCAGAATTTTTGGTTGTGA